In Falco rusticolus isolate bFalRus1 chromosome 7, bFalRus1.pri, whole genome shotgun sequence, the DNA window TGGGTGGACAGCTCAGCCATAGTTTCCCTAATGAATCCAGTCCTTCCTTAAGcctaattttcttcctcattgtCAGAGCCTCAGTTCACAGTTCTACTGAAGCCAgcacttcaggaaaaaactCTCGCATATTAAGTACCTCGTTGGCCGCACAGCTGATTTTTCTGACCAGCACACCAGATAAAACCGGTTGCATTTGGAAGATACCAACAGCTACCAGTTCCCACTAATCCCAGAATCTTGCATAAGAAAGATGGTAACAGGGAGGCCTCTCTCACCCTTTCCTGCACAGGGCACTAGAAACCAAGTGCCCAGGACTAGTTTGAGAACTTGGAGAACATCTTACGTGTGCAGGAAAGGTATTTTGAGCCAGCCTACACTATTACAGCTGCAGCATGCACAGCTGAAGTGACGCTCATTGGCTAGGATGATCTCGGGTCACAACTGTTGATAAGATCTATAGATAACGGCAGCTCGCTGCTCTTCATGAAGTTCCCGATCCAGGGCGCAGCAAAGCCAGCATTACGTTAAATCTTCAGAACTCGCCAGCCCAGCTTAAAGCGGGCTGAAGACCTCCATGGCCCGCCAGCCCCGCAGAGCGGCACAGCCGGCGGGAAGGCGGCCGGCCGGTGCGCTGGGGCTCCCGTCCAGCCCGCACTGgctgcggcccggcccggccacCAAACCCCGCGGCCTTTCCGCCGGCCCCGCTAGACCGACGGCCCCGCGCAGGCGGCGCAGCCCAACGGAAAGCGAAAGCTGGAggccgcggcggggcaggcACAGTCAGCCCCTCCCGCTCACCCCgagccgcccggccccgccgcggccctcCCGGGGCGCCCACCcgcccagcagccccagagccGGCAGCGAGGCCGCCCGCGCATCCCCCGCTGCCacccgcggccgggccggcaCCCCGGGGGCGAGGCGGGGAGGCCGGGACACGCCTGCCCCGCCTCGCCCCACTCTCCCCGCCGGAGCCCGCCCTCCCGTTTCCCCGAGGCGCGGGAGGGGAGCCATTACCGAAGGCCCCAGACGCGGCGCCGGACCCGCTGCTGTGCGCGACCGGCACAGGCTGCCGCTGCCCCGTGCTGGCGGCCGGAAGTGACGCCACTGCCGGGCCttcccggcggggcggggcccgggAACGCGCCGTGACGTCACCGGAGgtggcggcggcagcggcggcagcatGGTGAGCGGAGCGCGGCTCaggggcgccgggcggggggtGCTGGGGTCTCTGCCCGATCCGTCACGGCTGCGTGCCTGTCTCGTTGCAGGGGAAGCAGAAGAAGGTGCGGAAGTACGCGGCCATGAAGCGCATGATCAGCCTCCGGGACCAACGCATGTGAGTGTGGCTGCGGCGGGGCCCGCTCCCGGGCGGGGCGGCCATCCCGGGCCAGGCCTCTCGCCGTGGCCGCCCTTCCCTGTCGCGCTCTCCCAGGAGTGCCTCTGTTTCTTTGCAGTAACGAGAAGGACCGGGCGAAAGGCCCGGTGAAGAAGAAGGAGGACCCGAGTGCCATCAAGGAGCGGGAGGTGTAAGTGCTGCGGTGTTCGGGGGGGCCGGCCACGGTGCCCCAAACCGAGGGGACTGGGAGATGGTGAGAGGCCCGATGGGTCACCGTGCCACGCTGCCGTGTGTTATTTCTGCTCGTTACCCTTCCTTTATTCTGTGCAAGTTCTAGGATTGGATGTTTTAATTGCAACTAACTGATTtgaattctttgctttcctggcagcccccagcatccCTCTTGCTTGTTCTTCCAGTATAATACCCAGTTGGGACCCCCTTACCACATCCTCGTTGACACTAACTTCATCAACTTCTCCATCAAGGCCAAGCTGGACCTAGTGCAGTCGATGATGGACTGTCTCTATGCCAAGTGTGAGTGTCTGCAGTGCTCGCAGCTTCTTCTGGACCATGTAGCACCATGGCGTGCACGTGATGTGCTTTATCGGCCTCACGCCACTAGCTGAGGATAatggaaaacttgaaaaaaggGATACATGCCATAATCATCGAGCTCACTGTTCATGGCAGTGGTAACCCTGGAACTGTTTGTGGTTTCAGTCAGACAGTGGTCTTAAATGCTAATCTCAACAAAGGTAAAGCATTAGTAacttaaaaatctaaaattgcCGTGGCATGGGCAAACTCAGTGGCTCTACATTTCATCACTTTGCAGTGTTATTTGTTCTCATAGGTTTAAAACTGTAAGTGATATGTTATAGAATTCCATGGTAGATAGTTCCTGGGCATGTGGGTAATATGCAGGGGTCTGTGAAGAAATACTGCTTGCTTTTAATACAGGCTTTTTTTACGTGTAGGTATTCCATGTATCACAGATTGTGTAATGGGTGAAATTGAGAAGTTAGGGCAGAAGTACCGTGTGGCGTTAAGGTAGGTGCAGGgtgttcttttccatttgtggaacttaatattttaatataaacaaatgaaaagcactTTTCCATGATGGTGCTCTGGCAGTAGAGGGTGTTGCAGAGTCCCAAActaggttttctttctctggctgTACGAGATCAGTACAATGGCGTGagttttagattttttaaaaaaaacctgaatgctAAGTGTGAGTGCACAATGTtgatctgtaaatattttttactccTATGActttcaaaataactttctcctgtttctcaaaatatatattttttttttatttacagaaatttctaaaaattaagaagtgACCCAAGTTTTATGGAACCCTTCACTCATGCCTCATGTTATTCTTATAGGAGTAGGTAGCATGTACTAATAATCTAGAGCCAGGTTATTGCGTGATCTGTACAAAACTAGTCCAATGTAGTTCATGCTGTCCCGGTGTACCAGTCATGTATTgttctttactttttattttggcCCGTTGTGTTGTAAAGTATCTGAGTGCATCCCTTAAACAGCTTTGATGTTCTCTTTCAGAGAGCGAGTGAAGTGTTCCTATATGCATATGAACGGTCAGATACCAGAAGTTCTAGTTCTTCTCACAGATAACTTGTTTCAAATGACTTCATTAGGCAGGAGCCTAACATTGTAGGGATCTTGAATCCAACTAACAAGTAACCTATAAGAATTAGCTGAACAAATTTCGTTCTTTTTTTGCTCCTTATCTCAATTGACCTGTTGTGTACCTTTCACTCCATCCCTTCAGCCTTTGTTTTGAGAGTAACGTGCTGTATATCACAGAAAGGGGCATTCCTGTTCCTCCATACTGTGTTATGGTACACTCCAGCCTAATTGCTGTGATGCTGCCTTATGTGTCCCCACAGAATTGCCAAGGACCCTCGGTTTGAACGCTTGCCATGTATGCACAAAGGGACCTACGCAGATGACTGCTTGGTACAGAGGGTCACTcaggtatttctgtttctgaaattttctttactGTGCTAACATACTAAAAATTCCTGAACCTTCCTAGTTACTGATGACTTAAATTTCTCACAGACTAACTGTAAAATCTCACTACAGGACAGTTTCAGTCCCTAGCACAACTTTATTTGAAGCAAGGTATAGTCTTCCCTGAGCATTCTTGTATAGGACAGCACCAAGAAGCACTTGGGGTGGGAGAGCTGTTGGCTGGGAAGGCTGGACAGACTTTGGATGTTTCTACGAGTGTGTTTGGATGAGCAGAAGGACATTACTAGTCTGCTATGGAATTCTGTACAAGTCCTAGTTACACCTTGCGAAGGGCTCGTAGCTCTTGTGTTAAATGAGCCCACCCCAATAGAAGTTTTTGCTCAGCTTTGCCTCCTTTCTGTGAGTTCACTGGTGTTGAATCTTGACTggcttctttctctgcagcacaaaTGTTACATTGTGGCCACAGTGGATAAAGAGCTCAAGCGGAGAATACGAAAAATCCCAGGAGTGCCTATAATGTACATTTCCAGGCACAGGTAAGGGGCCTCTGACAGGGAGGAACACCACCTGGTACGATCTTGGTCTGACAGGGTGAGGCCAGTGTTTCCATAGATCAGTTCTGCTTACCAGCAGCAGGACTACCAGGCAGATGCATTCTACAAATCGTGAGGAAAAGAacctttcttcttccacatTCTATTTGGTAGCTTTGTGTACCCTCAGCTATGtgatttaatttgtttcttagCAAAAAACTAAACCAACTCAGAAGGATACTAGTGCAGCAATTTCAATGCAACAGATTTTTCCAGTACCTTCAAGTACTGGcttactttattattttttttttatatgcagtAGGACCAGTGATCTactgtaaaaacatttgtttaaattcaTCTGTTCCTTCCAAAGCACTCGTAAAGCCTAGACTAAGAAGTCTTTACTCACCTTTGTCATATACAGTGTTgtaatttttcctctgcataATGTACAGCCCAGCAGATCTATCTTGCATCAAGCCTATGCCAAATTGTTTCACAGTATGGTAGATCTGTTTGGTAGCATGGTAAGGAGATAAGTCAGGGTGTGGAGAGAAAAGGGCCAGTGTCTTCAGATTGGATGGGAGAGATACTGGAAAGGAGGCACTATGCTAGCAGTGGAGACAATGAGTCTAGTAATGCAGACAAAGCAGTGTATCAgaaatgtataaatatacataaatatgtaaAGTCTTAACTGATCTATAACGTGGCTcagaagatttttctctcaaaatgTCTTTGCCTCTTAACTCACTCTGGCTACAAATCATAAGTTGAATGGCCAAAGTTTTATTTGCCATGGTGGCTGGCTCTTGAATCCTAAGTCAGATCTTATcaccaatttttttccttctctggagacaatGAGTTTTTGAGATGCCCAATTTCTGAGTTTGAGGTGAAGGATAACAGCAGTCTTATGAAAGTTTTTCACTTTTGGaagtaatattttcttgctGGGTATCTGAACTGCAGATAGAAATGCGGCAAAGCTTGTTGCTGTTCAGTCTCCTGTAAGCCTGTTGCTGCATGGGGAGAGTAGAAATGTGGAGCAGGTTGTCTTCATAGGttttccctccttctttctCAGATACAACATTGAGAGAATGCCAGATGATTATGGAGCACCTCGACTCTAATCTGTTCAGCCAAGCCATCAATGCCAGGACTCAGAGCCAGGATAAGGGTCTCTCTCGTTCCAgccctcctgcttcctttttttgctgGGACTCTGCACATAGGACTGTGGGTGACATTGGACTGACATCATAGCCTTGATCTTCCAAGAAAAAGCTACTTGGAAGAGTCTGGTTTTATTCATCCTTGCTCTGACTTGGCCTGACTACCTACAGCTGGGAGAAGCACATGAGAAATAGAGGACAGCAGTGTCTGGAACATACTTAACTCTCTCTTCATTGGGATCATTGGAAAAAGTGATTTCAGCATTCTAAATTAAATATTGGTGATGCAACTCTGGCTGAGAATGAAACCACAGATACTTCAGAagtttttttattgctgcacCTGTAGATGGACTAATACTCCTCTGGGAAGCTCCCTCACACCTGTGCCATGAGCAAATCAGAATCTGCATTCTGGAGAAAAGGCATCAGATCTGCACCAGTTGGTGTGCCTTCTCTGGGCCAGCGGTCTGGAagattttaattcagaattGATAAGCTCTTACTCAACTGTACAATGAATGAAGTTCAGTTAAGTGTCCTGCTCAGATTCCTGTGTCTGTACTGGGTTAGCTGGCAGCCCGGTCCTTTTGCATGCAGAGTGCTGGCAGGAGGGCAAGGTTGGGCCAGGACAGATCTCTCCCTCGTGTTTGCTTGGCACCTATGCACCTCAAAGCCTTATCCCTTCCGTTAGGTGtcagggaagagcaggaaggtATCAGACTGTGACAGGAAGGTGTCAGACTGGGGAAGATATTAATGTGGGCTTGAAGCAGAgttggggggtggagggggaatCAGAGCAATGGCAGTGGATCAAGAGTCACACAGACCTGCAGCAtttgctgcagggaaggaagtggtcagaggagggaggaaaaagaagtggTTAAGCCACATGGAgaaatgcaggggaaaaaatacttcaaagccATGACTTTGCATTCTCGTAtcttcattactttttaatttttagcaatATAATTTGCTCTTCTGATCTCTGCGGTGAAGAGAATTGTCTTAAGACTGAGAGACAAGAGAAAATATATGAGGGTCACAAGGAGCCAACGTGCCAAATCATGCTTCCTGGCCAAAATGCTGGAGTTGAGCTATAGTGAAGGGGGAGAATTAAAATCTATATTCTTGGTATAATTAAGAAAACTTCCAAACTTTAAGAGTTTTTTATCCTGTAGTGCCTGGTTTGGCTGTAGAGAATAGCTGAACTCAGCTGTCTGTATGCTGGACACCATACAGCGATGATAATGCGTGCTGGTAACTTTCTTGCCAGCACTCTGCCTCTACAGATACTACAGAAAACTTTGGGAACACATCAGACTCACCCTTCATATTGTCTCTTTGCTTGCTGCAGGCTCACCTACTAAACTCATCCCTGAAATAGCAGCATACTGACACTTGCAAAACAAACCCCCTTCCAAGCTATCATAACTGAAGTTTATCTTCTCCACCTTCAGCCAGCAACCCTGAGATTTTACACTCGGTGTGTAATTgtacatttcaaaaataatatccttggttttcttctctcaaTCCAAGTCACATTTCCTTAAGCTAAATGTATTGTCACAAACACTTGAAGACCATGTTTAGTCAAATGAGGACTGAGAAACCGTTGTAGAATGAGATCTGTGtaactttgttttctgaataattctggtggttttgaaagattttttcaaGTACAGAGTTAACTAGAATTGTTCCTGTGCAAATAACTTCACTAGAATTAGCCCAAATGGAAGGAGGCTGGAGGAGAAACGGTCGCTCCTGGTAATATTGGATAGAAATCTTTTTGGCACTGGAGAGGAGGTCAAAGGCACAGCAACATGATGAATTTGGGGGATGTCTATCTGCCAGCAGAATGCCTGTTGGAGGGACTTcatgaaaatatatgtatgtagCATGAACTGTGGGTAGGAATCAAAGCAAATGTGTCCATTTACTGAAGTGTTTTACTCCTTAAATTAACGTTCCAGTTTTGCCTCCTGTTGCTAAAAAGGCAGATTACAAGGAATAGGCACAAGGCAATTGCTAAGGAAGTCTTAAGAGGGCTGGAGGAttagcagcagagagaaagtaTTGGCAGTGAGAAAACCCATCaggaaatttttattaattgagGATAATTGGCAAGACAGATTAACTCGAAAGAGCCTAGtcagaagagaaacaggacAGGAAAGGACCACCAGAGTAATCAGTTGCTTCCCCTGCAGTCCCAGGGAACCTGAGTACCAGACACTTggttcagaggaaaaatatttactccATGCAGACCATGGCATCCCAACCTCAGATCCAACTTACAGTATatcaaaaggaggaaagattATAACAGGAAAGAGTTTGGTAAGCGAGAATGCTTTGATGTTCCTACAAATGCAGAACTCTGCCAGtccaaaccagaaaagaaattctttcctgacCCAACTCTGGCAGTTGGTTTAAACCTGCACATGAGTTAAGATATCAAACAGATGCCTGCAGTGTTTCTCGGTAACTCCAGGGAATCCGGCCTCCCCCTTAACATCCTGTCTCTTGCTGTAGCCAGTTTCCATAGCTTCAGAGGACAGAACAAtcagaaaagccacaaaaaaggTCTGAAGTTATGCaagggatgggggaaaaaacaattcctgcttctttctggGGGCCACCAGAAGGCCCAGGATTGCTGAGCATTCCCACTGGGTAATGTGAAGAGATGTAAGGTGCTGATCCAAGATGTGACAGTGGTTAATTGAGGGATAAGTGAAATGTGGTAAAATAGCATTTAGAAGCAGGAAGAGCACAGactattaaaaaatgaactaaaacTAGCATGATGACATATATTAATGTTACAGACTGTAATAGACTAAAAGGGCATAATGTGGACTTAAAAGGGTTGCTTTAGGACAAGGTAATGTTGGGTAAAGCCAATGTATCTTGGCTGGCAGGAGGCAACTCTACTGCGGCACGAACCAGATTTGGGTATTGACAAAAGCATCTGTCAAGTTATTTGGAAATCACAGTTTGGCCTCCTTGATACAGGCTGGAAAACAGTTGCTGCTGAAGGTGGTTGAGTGCATGTATTTCTTCATAAGGGGTGTAAAAGGTTTCTTTGCAATATTGAATAACCACaacaaacagcaagaaacaagcaaaacagCAGGAGAGACGTGCCTGCAGGAAATAACGTTGAGTAAACTGATGACAAGAGAACTCGCTTTCAGTGAACCAGTCAGGAGGGTAAGTCAAAGGATGTTTGCAACGGGAATTCCTTATTTTGAAAGAACGGGCTTTCAAAAGCTTAGTGAGTAAACTGGTCCAAAAAGCTTGGGTATATAGGTGTCAAGTACATGTATGATATGGAGGAGATGGGGGCTAAAAGCACAAATGCTATCTGGAAGTCATATTTACTGCAAGAGAGATCTTAAGAGTTGCACCACCCTACACAGAAAAGGATtagatgaaaagaaaggatgctgaagaacagaaaaaacaggatactaaagaacagaaaagacagttctatatgtattaaattaattaaaatagtttctttaaAGATTTGCATCTTGTAACTTGAGTTCATGCTCTACTTGAAGCTTTTCTTGTAGATTCATGGCGCATCACCTCCAGATTCCCTGTAACtataaatgaacaaaaaagtcCGACTTTTCCAGCAACTGGGACAACACTTATTTATACACCTAACAATCTGTTTTTCCTGATTGGAAAGGCTTTGGACTTTTCCTCCAACACCTGCCTTTCTCCGCTGGCCAGGGATCCTTGATTCACCAGCCCCAAACCAGAGACTGAACATCAGTAATTGCTCAGGTTTTCTGTTCAGGAAGGAGGGCAAGCAGCGGGACACCACAGCGCTggtgtgctgctgagcagaacAGCAGCCACTAGGCTTTGCTGCTCAGCTTACTAGAATTGGTATGTCCAAAAGCTCCTGTCTATTCTCTACAATGGGAGTTCAGCACTTCGTATATAAACCTTTGTTAACCGGCTATGGAACATCTCTCTGTTTA includes these proteins:
- the FCF1 gene encoding rRNA-processing protein FCF1 homolog — translated: MGKQKKVRKYAAMKRMISLRDQRINEKDRAKGPVKKKEDPSAIKEREVPQHPSCLFFQYNTQLGPPYHILVDTNFINFSIKAKLDLVQSMMDCLYAKCIPCITDCVMGEIEKLGQKYRVALRIAKDPRFERLPCMHKGTYADDCLVQRVTQHKCYIVATVDKELKRRIRKIPGVPIMYISRHRYNIERMPDDYGAPRL